A window of Microbacterium lushaniae genomic DNA:
CCCACGACAGGTCGCTGCGTCCGCTGACCTGCCAGAGCCCCGTGATACCGGGCTTGATGTAGAGCCGGCGGAACACCGGCTCGTCGTAACCGCCCAGTTCGCTGGGCAGCGGCGGGCGAGGCCCGACCACGCTCATGTCGCCGCGCAGGACGTTCCAGAACTGCGGCAGCTCGTCGAGCGAGTACTTGCGCAAGACGGCGCCCACCCGGGTGACGCGCGGATCCTGGCGGAGCTTGAACAGGGGGCCCGCGCCGTCGCTGCGCGCCACGAGGTCGGCGACCTCGAGCTCCGCGGACGCGCGCATGGTGCGGAATTTGACCATGTCGAACTCGCGGCCGTCCTGGCCGACGCGGCGCTGGCGGAAGAAGACGCCCCCGGGTGAATCCAGCGCGATCAGCAGTGCCAGCAGTGGCGTGACCAGCCCGATCGGGATGAGGGCGACCGCGGCGAGGCTGATGTCCAGGGCCCGCTTGAACGCGTGACGTGCGCCGTCGAAGGTCGGGATGCGCACGGAGATCAGCGGCAGCCCCACGACCTGGCGCAGGGAGATGCGGGGCCCGGCGACATCGGTGAGCCGGCTGGAGAGGACGAGGTCGGCGGCGGTGCCCTCGAGCTGCCAGCCCAGGCGCCGGATGGCGTCGGGGTCGTCGAGGTGACTGGCGACGATGATGGTGTCGGCTCCGAGGTCGCGGGCCACGCGGGCGGCCGCATCCGGGGTTCCGAACGAGCGGTAGGAGCGCGTGCGCACCGTGAGCTCTGCGCCGGAGTCGCCCTCCAGCGCGGTGCCGACGACGTCGTAGCCGCACTGATCGTCACGCTGCAGCGTGCCGATGACGTGGGCGACGTCGGAACGGCGACCCACCACGATCGCGCGGGAGATGTACCGGC
This region includes:
- a CDS encoding sugar transferase, coding for MTAVDIAAPGLSLPVVDAGGFTVARPAGPALGVGPRAIPSLERRLLWERAYRVRLTVTDTIVVAASTCAASLLQLLTLAPGSLVQDPWIPARIPLATALVWLLMLAAFQSRQPRITGAGSTEYKRVAHATGLAFGIIAIAFIVFQWQGLRSQLVIALPLGLLGLLVARWRWRRWLVAQRRAGRYISRAIVVGRRSDVAHVIGTLQRDDQCGYDVVGTALEGDSGAELTVRTRSYRSFGTPDAAARVARDLGADTIIVASHLDDPDAIRRLGWQLEGTAADLVLSSRLTDVAGPRISLRQVVGLPLISVRIPTFDGARHAFKRALDISLAAVALIPIGLVTPLLALLIALDSPGGVFFRQRRVGQDGREFDMVKFRTMRASAELEVADLVARSDGAGPLFKLRQDPRVTRVGAVLRKYSLDELPQFWNVLRGDMSVVGPRPPLPSELGGYDEPVFRRLYIKPGITGLWQVSGRSDLSWEESVRLDLHYVENWSVMTDLMIIVRTAKVMLRGTGAY